Proteins from a single region of Anastrepha ludens isolate Willacy chromosome 5, idAnaLude1.1, whole genome shotgun sequence:
- the LOC128865439 gene encoding uncharacterized protein LOC128865439 → MESDQDIFDEICSEVEISQWKENDEIKIRRFQFGVECPHDERSPPKKPALPKHVSSSKGRHAAIIAELSAIQICQDQILAKLDSVETRQLGVAGQVADIQSAIFDKMPERGEVQAQSKLLRECKVLTARVQQSVSRITGDAESEESMELAAVFPVLSVEQVQAVEAKLINKAYADAMIGLLARSKGTKGTVDGVMHYLFTDDAMYSFNLEGRAGKIPLLRLKAVELIFDLFSEKIKEDVQGAIRKYVRLSHNRCN, encoded by the exons ATGGAGTCGGATCAGGATATATTCGACGAAATATGTTCAGAAGTGGAAATAAGTCAGTGGAAAGAAAATGACG aaataaaaattcgaagGTTTCAATTTGGGGTGGAATGTCCCCATGACGAGCGCTCTCCACCAAAAAAGCCTGCTCTTCCCAAACATGTGTCGTCATCTAAAGGCAGACACGCGGCAATAATAGCTGAGTTAAGCGCTATCCAGATATGCCAGGACCAAATATTGGCGAAATTGGATAGCGTCGAGACCCGTCAACTGGGCGTTGCTGGCCAAGTAGCTGACATACAAAGTGCCATTTTCGATAAG ATGCCGGAACGTGGTGAGGTGCAAGCGCAAAGTAAGCTGTTGCGCGAATGCAAAGTGCTGACAGCTAGGGTTCAACAGTCTGTCAGTCGCATCACCGGGGACGCGGAAAGCGAGGAGTCCATGGAACTTGCTGCTGTGTTTCCCGTATTATCGGTGGAGCAAGTGCAGGCTGTTGAAGCCAAGCTGATAAATAAAGCTTACGCCGACGCAATG ATTGGGCTTCTGGCAAGATCAAAAGGCACGAAAGGGACGGTTGACGGGGTTATGCATTATCTATTCACAGATGACGCCATGTACAGCTTCAACTTAGAAGGAAGAGCAGGAAAGATTCCACTTCTTAGACTTAAGGCGGTTGAACTTATATTTG acctcttttcagaaaaaataaaagaagatgtACAAGGCGCTATTAGGAAGTATGTTCGTTTAAGCCACAATAGgtgtaactaa